A stretch of Miscanthus floridulus cultivar M001 chromosome 13, ASM1932011v1, whole genome shotgun sequence DNA encodes these proteins:
- the LOC136500677 gene encoding biotin synthase, mitochondrial-like, whose protein sequence is MLLLARNLRSGLRPPLAAAAAAAAAFSSAPAASASASASAAAAEAERAIQDGPRNDWSRPEIQAVYDSPLLDLLFHGAQVHRTTHKFREVQQCTLLSIKTGGCSEDCSYCPQSSRYNTGLKAQKLMNKDVVLEAAKKAKEAGSTRFCMGAAWRETIGRKTNFNQILEYVKEIRGMGMEVCCTLGMIEKQQAEELKKAGLTAYNHNLDTSREYYPNIITTRSYDDRLQTLQHVREAGISICSGGIIGLGEAEEDRVVLLHTLATLPTHPESVPINALVAVKGTPLEDQKPVEIWEMIRMIATARIVMPKAMVRLSAGRVRFSMPEQALCFLAGANSIFAGEKLLTTPNNDFDADQAMFKILGLIPKAPSFGKEEAAAPADTERSEQAASM, encoded by the exons ATGCTGCTGCTAGCGCGCAACCTGCGCTCCGGCCTCCGCccgccgctcgccgccgccgccgccgcggcggcggcgttctCGTCGGCCCCCGCGGCTTCGgcttcggcgtcggcgtcggcggccgcggcggaggcggagAGGGCGATACAGGACGGGCCGCGGAACGACTGGAGCCGGCCCGAGATCCAGGCCGTCTACGACTCCCCGCTCCTCGACCTCCTCTTCCACGGG GCTCAGGTCCACAGAACTACCCATAAATTCAGAGAAGTGCAGCAGTGCACACTTCTTTCAATCAAGACTGGTGGGTGTAGTGAAGATTGTTCTTACTGCCCTCAGTCATCAAGATACAACACTGGATTGAAGGCCCAAAAATTGATGAACAAAGATGTTGTCTTAGAAGCAGCAAAAAAG GCAAAAGAGGCTGGGAGCACCCGTTTTTGCATGGGAGCTGCATGGAGAGAAACCATCGGCAGGAAAACAAACTTCAACCAGATTCTTGAATATGTCAAGGAAATAAG GGGTATGGGCATGGAGGTCTGTTGCACACTGGGCATGATAGAGAAACAACAAGCTGAAGAACTCAAGAAGGCTGGGCTTACAGCATATAATCATAACCTAGATACATCAAGAGAATATTATCCCAACATTATTACCACAAGATCATATGATGATAGACTGCAGACTCTTCAGCATGTCCGTGAAGCTGGAATAAGCATCTGCTCAG GTGGAATCATTGGTCTTGGTGAAGCAGAGGAGGACCGGGTGGTGTTGTTGCATACACTAGCCACCTTGCCTACACACCCAGAGAGTGTTCCTATTAATGCATTGGTTGCTGTAAAAGGCACACCTCTTGAGGACCAGAAG CCTGTAGAGATCTGGGAAATGATCCGCATGATCGCCACTGCTCGGATCGTGATGCCAAAGGCGATGGTGAGGCTTTCAGCAGGCCGAGTACGGTTCTCCATGCCAGAACAAGCGCTCTGCTTCCTTGCCGGGGCCAACTCCATCTTTGCCGGTGAGAAACTTCTCACGACCCCAAACAACGACTTCGACGCGGACCAGGCGATGTTCAAGATCCTTGGTCTCATCCCCAAGGCTCCAAGTTTCGGCAAGGAAGAGGCGGCGGCTCCCGCAGACACCGAGAGGTCTGAGCAAGCTGCATCGATGTAG